Proteins encoded within one genomic window of Chlorobaculum sp. MV4-Y:
- a CDS encoding cytochrome c biogenesis protein ResB, which yields MSGSKNSVKAGSAPVGFMEAAFFTLVVILAGFGIELLSSGGGIDIPGWPFNLVFLLFFGGLIFAVGLIYREHPLVAWLGGIPLGLSLIIGLALLSLVGGVLPQDKFPPGSIVAMLRLNGMFSSWPFALVTLLFLFNLGLSLVWKTIPFRVANLQFMLFHGGFWIALSCGLLGTTQLERLVVPLYEGKASDVAYNRESEEAIHLPFSIYLKDFQIEQYAPKFALYDPEHDRLVEPKSKLVPEIAKGVRGEWPGLGSVTVLDYLPNAMPGADGVPVVVDGKKGVAFARVRIDENGKVSEHWISSGGPTVKPLFVPMGSYFIIMADGAPKAFRSEVTLIGAGGERITETLEVNKPVDFHGWKLYQSGYDESAGRWSTLSLVEAVRDPWLPAVYLGFFMIMAGNVLYFWKGFKKMEEA from the coding sequence ATGTCTGGAAGTAAGAATTCTGTAAAAGCCGGTTCGGCGCCGGTCGGTTTCATGGAGGCGGCGTTTTTCACTCTGGTGGTTATTCTGGCCGGATTCGGTATAGAGCTGCTCTCGTCGGGCGGCGGCATCGACATACCAGGCTGGCCCTTTAATCTTGTGTTTCTGCTCTTTTTCGGCGGGCTGATTTTCGCCGTCGGGTTGATTTACCGGGAGCATCCGCTGGTTGCGTGGCTTGGCGGCATTCCGCTGGGGCTGAGCCTGATCATCGGTCTCGCCCTGCTCTCCCTCGTTGGCGGCGTGTTGCCCCAGGACAAGTTTCCGCCTGGCTCGATCGTGGCCATGCTGCGGCTGAACGGTATGTTTTCGAGCTGGCCGTTCGCGCTGGTCACGCTGCTTTTTCTCTTCAATCTCGGCCTCTCGCTGGTTTGGAAGACCATTCCGTTCAGAGTCGCCAACCTCCAGTTCATGCTTTTTCACGGCGGCTTCTGGATCGCGCTCTCCTGCGGTCTGCTCGGTACGACGCAGCTCGAACGCCTTGTCGTGCCGCTGTATGAAGGCAAGGCGAGCGACGTGGCGTACAATCGCGAATCCGAAGAGGCGATTCATCTGCCCTTTTCGATCTACCTGAAAGATTTCCAGATCGAACAGTATGCGCCAAAATTCGCCCTGTACGATCCCGAGCATGACCGGCTTGTCGAGCCGAAATCGAAGCTCGTTCCCGAAATCGCCAAAGGGGTCAGGGGCGAGTGGCCGGGCCTCGGTTCGGTGACTGTGCTCGACTATCTGCCTAACGCAATGCCTGGTGCGGATGGCGTACCGGTAGTGGTTGACGGCAAGAAAGGAGTGGCTTTTGCCCGGGTGAGGATCGATGAAAACGGCAAGGTTTCTGAGCACTGGATCAGCTCCGGCGGGCCAACGGTGAAGCCACTGTTCGTGCCGATGGGCAGCTATTTCATCATTATGGCCGATGGCGCGCCCAAGGCGTTCCGGTCGGAGGTCACGCTGATCGGCGCTGGTGGCGAGCGGATAACGGAAACGCTCGAAGTGAACAAGCCGGTCGATTTTCACGGATGGAAGCTTTACCAGTCGGGGTATGACGAGAGCGCCGGGCGCTGGTCAACGCTGAGCCTCGTCGAGGCGGTGCGGGACCCGTGGCTGCCCGCGGTCTATCTTGGATTCTTCATGATTATGGCTGGCAACGTTTTGTACTTCTGGAAAGGCTTTAAAAAGATGGAGGAGGCATGA
- a CDS encoding transcriptional regulator, whose protein sequence is MIFPCEKAVWYYLPQIRADLAKELVKTGMTQSSAAKMLGVTPAAVSQYLHKKRGGQNIKSRVYKQEIGNAVDKLRDGAAEPELYSIVCKCCQILKKDDTEIGGSCGDGTAG, encoded by the coding sequence ATGATTTTTCCATGTGAAAAAGCTGTATGGTACTATCTGCCACAAATCAGGGCGGATCTGGCCAAAGAGCTGGTAAAAACGGGCATGACTCAGTCCAGTGCTGCCAAAATGCTGGGGGTCACGCCGGCGGCGGTCTCTCAGTATCTGCACAAAAAGCGAGGCGGGCAGAACATCAAGTCCCGCGTGTACAAGCAGGAGATTGGTAACGCCGTGGACAAGCTCCGTGACGGCGCGGCAGAACCGGAGTTGTACTCCATTGTCTGCAAATGTTGTCAGATACTGAAAAAAGACGATACGGAAATCGGTGGCAGTTGTGGAGATGGAACAGCAGGTTGA
- a CDS encoding heme-binding domain-containing protein, translating to MNNKSGIVAGWIIIASILIQFIPLSRIDQPSKLPSQIPVSVLAVLKSHCFDCHSSETRWPQTAYIAPLSWYVTGKVRQARNALNFARFDALPDADRREIARAASRLAGSDGLSAHGAIPGFPPIRMTEHERKVLAEWATNNNRE from the coding sequence ATGAATAACAAAAGCGGCATCGTCGCCGGCTGGATCATCATCGCATCGATTCTGATCCAGTTCATCCCGCTGAGCCGGATCGATCAGCCCTCGAAACTGCCGTCGCAAATTCCTGTCAGCGTACTTGCCGTTCTGAAATCGCATTGCTTCGACTGCCACTCCAGCGAAACAAGATGGCCGCAAACCGCTTACATCGCACCGCTCTCGTGGTATGTCACCGGCAAAGTCCGGCAGGCCCGCAATGCACTGAACTTTGCGCGCTTCGACGCACTTCCGGACGCGGATCGCCGCGAGATCGCAAGAGCGGCATCCAGACTCGCCGGTTCGGACGGCCTGTCCGCACACGGCGCGATTCCGGGATTTCCGCCGATCAGGATGACCGAACACGAAAGAAAAGTATTGGCCGAATGGGCAACAAATAACAATCGTGAATAA
- a CDS encoding TIGR00730 family Rossman fold protein, which produces MNDHERKQQGWTVPPPKPFTSEELSLLPGREFMADGWRVFKIMAEFVNGFETMSHIGPAVTVFGSTRVKEGDAEYQLGETMGKLLAETGFAVITGGGPGAMEAANRGAQSKGGASVGFNIKLPNQQRPNRYIDYDKLVTFEYFFIRKVMFLKYSQAFIVLPGGFGTLDELSEAITLIQTGKSQKFPVIMMGADYWGDFYGWIKKRMLDENGFISESDLDFIFIEDDPAKVIEIILSFYPEGYSINF; this is translated from the coding sequence ATGAACGACCACGAACGCAAACAGCAGGGGTGGACCGTACCGCCACCGAAACCCTTTACTTCGGAAGAGTTATCGCTCCTGCCGGGCAGAGAGTTCATGGCCGACGGCTGGCGGGTGTTCAAGATCATGGCCGAGTTCGTCAACGGATTCGAAACCATGTCGCACATCGGCCCGGCGGTCACGGTGTTCGGCTCCACAAGGGTCAAAGAGGGTGACGCCGAGTACCAGCTTGGCGAAACGATGGGAAAGCTGCTCGCCGAAACCGGATTTGCCGTCATCACCGGTGGCGGCCCCGGCGCGATGGAGGCGGCCAACAGGGGAGCGCAGAGCAAAGGGGGGGCATCGGTTGGCTTCAACATCAAACTGCCCAACCAGCAGCGCCCGAACCGCTACATCGATTACGACAAACTCGTCACCTTCGAGTACTTTTTCATTCGCAAGGTGATGTTCCTCAAATACTCGCAGGCCTTCATCGTGCTGCCGGGCGGCTTCGGCACGCTCGATGAACTTTCCGAGGCGATTACCCTCATTCAGACCGGCAAGAGCCAGAAATTTCCGGTCATCATGATGGGCGCCGACTACTGGGGCGACTTCTACGGCTGGATCAAAAAACGGATGCTCGACGAAAACGGCTTCATTAGCGAGTCAGACCTCGACTTCATCTTTATCGAGGATGATCCTGCCAAGGTCATCGAAATCATTCTCAGCTTCTATCCCGAAGGGTACAGCATCAACTTTTAG
- a CDS encoding aminodeoxychorismate/anthranilate synthase component II, with the protein MILVIDNYDSFTYNLVQYIGELGAEVAVYRNDELTVEQALALKPEKIVISPGPGTPADAGISIPLINAVKGKIPLFGVCLGHQAIGEALGGKVVRAGQIMHGKTSQIYHDGKGVFRGLSNPFTATRYHSLVVERESLPAELEITAWTEDGVIMGLQSSEFGLYGVQFHPESIMTSVGHDLIRNFLEL; encoded by the coding sequence ATGATTCTTGTTATAGACAATTACGACTCGTTTACTTACAACCTTGTCCAGTACATCGGCGAACTCGGAGCCGAGGTGGCGGTGTACCGGAATGATGAACTCACCGTCGAACAGGCGCTGGCGCTGAAGCCGGAGAAGATCGTCATCTCTCCGGGGCCAGGGACGCCTGCCGATGCGGGCATCTCCATTCCGCTCATCAACGCCGTCAAAGGCAAAATTCCGCTCTTCGGCGTTTGCCTTGGCCACCAGGCTATCGGCGAAGCACTCGGCGGCAAGGTCGTCCGCGCCGGGCAGATCATGCACGGCAAGACCTCGCAGATTTATCACGACGGCAAAGGTGTGTTCCGCGGTCTTTCCAATCCTTTTACGGCAACCCGTTACCACTCGCTCGTCGTTGAGCGCGAAAGCCTGCCAGCAGAGCTTGAAATCACGGCATGGACTGAAGACGGCGTCATTATGGGTCTCCAGTCCAGCGAATTCGGCCTGTACGGCGTGCAGTTCCATCCCGAATCGATCATGACCTCCGTCGGGCACGACCTCATCAGGAACTTCCTCGAACTCTGA
- a CDS encoding helix-turn-helix domain-containing protein has translation MDDLQRAIEKRKHTDPEFAETFDKGYEEFKIGVLLKEARKNTGFTQEALAKKLNTRKSAISRIENHADDIRLSTLYNYAEALGKKLHVTIQ, from the coding sequence ATGGATGACCTGCAACGTGCAATCGAGAAGCGCAAACACACCGATCCTGAATTTGCCGAGACCTTCGATAAAGGTTATGAGGAGTTTAAAATCGGAGTGCTTTTAAAAGAGGCGAGAAAGAATACTGGATTTACCCAGGAAGCGTTAGCCAAAAAATTGAACACCCGGAAGTCGGCGATTTCGAGAATTGAGAATCACGCCGATGACATCCGGCTCTCGACGCTGTATAACTATGCAGAAGCGTTGGGTAAAAAACTTCACGTTACAATTCAGTGA
- a CDS encoding type II toxin-antitoxin system RelE/ParE family toxin, with protein MGSRSLRASRTTFVLNSGVNLRRVCFIVTAGFLLIQFNQPSYFWGVSQLSLVPAEYFKKLKNTDGIWEVRVTQGNNEFRLLGLFDDGNLVILINGFAKKSQKNFA; from the coding sequence ATGGGAAGCCGTTCACTGAGGGCTTCCAGGACGACCTTTGTTTTGAATTCAGGCGTAAACTTGCGGCGTGTTTGTTTCATAGTGACTGCTGGGTTTTTGTTGATCCAATTTAACCAGCCGTCCTATTTTTGGGGAGTATCTCAGTTGTCGTTAGTTCCGGCAGAGTATTTCAAGAAGCTGAAAAACACCGATGGAATCTGGGAAGTTCGGGTGACGCAAGGTAACAATGAGTTCCGGCTGCTTGGCTTGTTCGATGACGGCAATCTGGTGATTTTGATCAATGGGTTCGCCAAGAAATCGCAAAAAAACTTCGCCTGA
- a CDS encoding transposase, which translates to MKQTRRKFTPEFKTKVVLEALSERLPMAELAQKHELHPNQITQWKREFLDKASDVFSKGEKARKTEQDYQQESEELYKTIGQLKVEVDWLKKKLQS; encoded by the coding sequence ATGAAACAAACACGCCGCAAGTTTACGCCTGAATTCAAAACAAAGGTCGTCCTGGAAGCCCTCAGTGAACGGCTTCCCATGGCAGAACTCGCCCAGAAGCATGAGCTTCATCCGAACCAGATCACTCAATGGAAACGGGAGTTCCTCGACAAGGCCTCCGATGTCTTTTCGAAAGGTGAAAAGGCTAGGAAAACCGAGCAGGATTATCAGCAGGAGAGCGAAGAACTCTACAAAACCATCGGCCAATTGAAGGTTGAGGTCGACTGGCTCAAAAAAAAATTGCAGTCGTAA
- a CDS encoding IS3 family transposase: protein MVEKEHSGISMQRQCDLLSIHRSGLYYQPIKTSKLNRELMRLIDEQYLLRPYYGVYRMWQWLSMDKGYKINLKRVRRLYRLMGLEAIGPKPNTSKPAPGHKVYPYLLRGLAIKHSDHVWATDITYVPMAHGFMYLMAIIDLKSRYVLNWSVSNTMDAKWCAEVLLEAVRLHGAPKILNTDQGSQFTSEVFAEAVITESKSALSMDGKGRAIDNVFIERLWRSVKYEYIYLNPPADGLELYKGLKHWFNDYNTVRRHKALDGQVPAKVYSANKRLIPKAA, encoded by the coding sequence ATGGTTGAGAAAGAACATAGCGGTATCAGCATGCAACGCCAGTGCGACCTGCTTTCGATCCACCGATCAGGCCTGTATTATCAGCCGATAAAGACCTCGAAGCTGAATCGTGAGCTCATGCGGCTGATTGATGAGCAGTACCTGCTGAGGCCATACTACGGCGTTTACCGTATGTGGCAATGGCTGAGTATGGACAAAGGCTACAAGATCAACCTCAAACGGGTACGGCGGCTCTATCGCCTTATGGGTCTGGAAGCCATCGGCCCCAAGCCGAACACCTCGAAACCGGCGCCGGGCCATAAGGTCTATCCGTATCTGCTCCGGGGACTTGCGATCAAGCACAGCGACCATGTTTGGGCAACTGATATCACCTATGTGCCGATGGCCCATGGATTCATGTACCTGATGGCCATCATCGACCTGAAAAGCCGCTATGTGCTGAACTGGTCGGTGTCGAATACCATGGATGCCAAATGGTGTGCCGAGGTCTTGCTTGAAGCCGTGCGGTTGCACGGGGCACCCAAGATTCTCAACACCGATCAGGGCAGCCAGTTCACCAGCGAGGTCTTTGCCGAAGCCGTCATCACAGAGTCCAAGTCTGCACTCTCCATGGATGGCAAAGGCCGAGCAATTGACAACGTCTTCATCGAACGGTTATGGCGGAGCGTCAAGTATGAGTACATTTACCTGAACCCACCAGCCGATGGTCTCGAACTCTACAAAGGCCTGAAGCATTGGTTCAACGACTACAACACGGTTCGTCGCCACAAAGCGCTTGATGGTCAGGTTCCGGCAAAAGTCTATTCTGCCAATAAACGACTGATTCCGAAAGCCGCATGA
- a CDS encoding type ISP restriction/modification enzyme, with amino-acid sequence MGSRSLRASRTTFVLNSGVNLRRVCFIVTAGFLLIQFNQPSYFWGVSHHFRGSYGAKAAIPLYRTSNASEANILPGLLDLLGSAYGRTVTPEDFLAYVYGVLAQPAFTAQFHKELETRELRVPLTKDGELFEQARRIGAKLLWLHTYGERYVPDGRKSGQVPSGAARCTKAVPGDADGYPEKFEYNEATHTLHVGGGEFTPVSQDVLAFEVSGLKVVQSWLKYRMKKGAGKKSSPLDDIRPERWTSQFTTELLWVLEATIDGYPAQAALLDGILTSDCFRADELPAVPEVMRSPKKAKSSSGGLFDFEE; translated from the coding sequence ATGGGAAGCCGTTCACTGAGGGCTTCCAGGACGACCTTTGTTTTGAATTCAGGCGTAAACTTGCGGCGTGTTTGTTTCATAGTGACTGCTGGGTTTTTGTTGATCCAATTTAACCAGCCGTCCTATTTTTGGGGAGTATCTCATCATTTTCGTGGATCGTATGGCGCGAAAGCGGCAATCCCCCTCTACCGAACTTCCAACGCTTCGGAGGCGAACATTCTGCCGGGCTTGCTCGACCTGCTGGGCTCAGCGTACGGGCGCACGGTAACACCGGAAGATTTTCTCGCATACGTCTATGGCGTGCTGGCGCAACCGGCATTCACGGCGCAGTTCCACAAAGAACTCGAAACCCGCGAGCTGCGCGTGCCGCTCACCAAAGACGGCGAGCTGTTCGAGCAGGCGCGCCGCATCGGCGCAAAGCTGCTCTGGCTGCACACCTACGGCGAGCGCTACGTGCCTGATGGCCGGAAAAGCGGGCAGGTGCCGAGCGGCGCGGCAAGATGCACCAAAGCCGTACCCGGCGACGCCGATGGCTATCCCGAAAAGTTCGAGTACAACGAAGCAACGCACACGCTGCACGTCGGCGGCGGCGAGTTCACGCCCGTTTCGCAGGATGTGTTGGCGTTTGAAGTGTCGGGACTGAAAGTGGTGCAGTCGTGGCTGAAGTACCGCATGAAGAAAGGGGCGGGCAAAAAATCCTCGCCGCTCGACGACATTCGCCCCGAACGCTGGACAAGCCAGTTCACCACCGAACTGCTCTGGGTGCTCGAAGCCACCATCGACGGCTACCCCGCCCAGGCCGCACTGCTCGATGGCATCCTCACCAGCGACTGCTTCCGCGCCGACGAACTCCCCGCCGTGCCGGAGGTTATGCGGAGTCCGAAAAAAGCGAAATCTTCGAGTGGAGGCCTGTTCGATTTCGAGGAGTGA
- a CDS encoding FAD-dependent oxidoreductase gives MNGEKKKVLIIGGGLAGLTATKRLVDRGFQVKVLEKRPIYGGKVSAWKDEEGDWIESGTHCFFGAYSVLYDLMKEIKTYHAVSWKEHQLTYTLEGGNSFTFNTWDLPSPLHLLPAIIKNGYFTIGEMASFSKSLIPLALQKANYPPTQDHLTFAEWAEQKKFGKRLMEKMFRPMALALKFIPPEEISAKIILDVTETFYRIPDSSCMGFLKGSPQEYLHQPLVDYSTQRGAVFQNNITVDELLFDGQQIRGVQLRNGEILDADYYVAALPIHNLCKVLPSSLKQHDRFFGDLDRLEGVPVISVQLWYDREITPIDNVLFSPDGVIPVYANLSRTTPDYRTLRGERFEGKTRFEFCVAPARELMGLTKEEIIARVDRSVRANFPKESQGAKILKSTLVKIPRSVYAPLPGMEQYRPTQKTPVGNLFIAGGFSQQLYYDSMGGAVMSANLAVDALVKAASGNGH, from the coding sequence ATGAACGGAGAGAAAAAAAAGGTTTTGATCATCGGTGGCGGACTTGCGGGTCTCACCGCCACCAAGCGGCTCGTTGATCGCGGATTTCAGGTCAAGGTGCTCGAAAAACGCCCTATCTATGGCGGCAAGGTTTCGGCCTGGAAAGACGAAGAGGGAGACTGGATCGAGTCCGGCACCCACTGCTTTTTCGGCGCGTACAGCGTGCTCTATGATCTCATGAAGGAGATCAAGACCTACCATGCCGTCAGCTGGAAGGAGCACCAGCTCACCTACACGCTCGAAGGGGGCAACAGCTTCACCTTCAACACCTGGGACCTGCCCAGCCCGCTGCACCTGCTTCCGGCGATCATCAAGAACGGCTACTTCACCATCGGAGAGATGGCCTCTTTTTCGAAATCGCTCATTCCGCTGGCGCTCCAGAAAGCCAACTACCCGCCGACGCAGGATCATCTGACCTTCGCCGAGTGGGCCGAGCAGAAAAAATTCGGCAAGCGGCTGATGGAAAAGATGTTCCGCCCGATGGCGCTCGCGCTTAAGTTTATTCCGCCGGAGGAGATTTCGGCCAAGATCATTCTCGACGTCACCGAGACCTTCTACCGCATTCCCGATTCGTCGTGCATGGGCTTCCTGAAAGGTTCGCCGCAGGAGTACCTGCACCAGCCGCTCGTCGATTATTCGACGCAGCGGGGCGCGGTGTTCCAGAACAACATCACGGTGGATGAGCTGCTTTTCGACGGCCAGCAGATTCGCGGCGTGCAGTTGCGCAATGGCGAGATTCTCGACGCGGACTACTATGTCGCGGCGCTGCCGATCCACAATCTCTGCAAAGTGCTGCCGTCGTCGCTCAAGCAGCACGACCGCTTTTTCGGCGATCTCGACAGGCTCGAAGGGGTGCCGGTCATCTCGGTGCAGCTCTGGTACGACAGGGAGATCACGCCGATCGACAACGTGCTCTTCAGCCCGGACGGCGTCATTCCGGTTTACGCGAACCTCTCCCGCACCACGCCCGACTACCGCACGCTGCGCGGCGAGCGCTTCGAGGGCAAGACGCGCTTCGAGTTCTGCGTCGCCCCTGCGCGTGAGCTGATGGGGCTGACCAAAGAGGAGATCATCGCGCGGGTTGACCGGAGTGTCCGGGCTAACTTTCCGAAAGAGTCGCAGGGGGCGAAAATCCTCAAGTCCACGCTGGTCAAGATTCCCCGTTCGGTCTATGCGCCGCTGCCTGGTATGGAGCAGTACCGCCCGACGCAGAAGACGCCGGTCGGCAACCTCTTCATCGCGGGCGGATTTTCGCAACAGCTCTATTACGATTCGATGGGTGGGGCGGTGATGAGCGCCAATCTGGCGGTCGATGCGCTTGTGAAGGCGGCTTCGGGGAACGGCCATTGA
- the recR gene encoding recombination mediator RecR has translation MRYSSGAVEALIEEFAKLPGIGRKTAQRLTMHVLHERRSEVEKLASALIDVKEKVIRCSVCQNITDLGVDPCHICTSTGRDRTVICVVESPTEVLAFEKTGHYKGLYHVLHGVISPLDGVGPDDIKVRELIARIGVDSTGGVREVVLALNPTVEGETTSLYISKLLKPLGINVTRIARGIPVGAELEFIDEATLSRAMEGRSAI, from the coding sequence ATGCGTTACAGCTCAGGAGCCGTTGAGGCGCTTATCGAAGAGTTCGCGAAGCTGCCCGGCATTGGCCGCAAGACAGCCCAGCGCCTCACCATGCATGTGCTGCACGAACGGCGCTCCGAGGTCGAAAAGCTTGCCAGCGCACTGATCGACGTCAAGGAGAAGGTGATCCGCTGTTCGGTTTGCCAGAACATCACCGATCTCGGCGTTGACCCCTGCCACATCTGCACTTCGACCGGGCGCGATCGCACGGTCATCTGCGTCGTCGAATCGCCCACCGAGGTGCTCGCCTTCGAGAAAACCGGACACTACAAAGGATTGTACCACGTGCTGCACGGGGTGATTTCGCCGCTCGACGGCGTTGGCCCCGACGACATCAAGGTGCGCGAGCTGATCGCCCGCATTGGCGTGGATTCGACCGGCGGCGTGCGCGAAGTGGTGCTCGCGCTCAATCCCACCGTCGAGGGCGAAACGACATCACTGTACATCAGTAAACTGCTCAAACCGCTCGGCATCAACGTCACCCGCATCGCCAGAGGCATTCCGGTCGGCGCGGAACTCGAATTCATCGACGAAGCGACACTCTCGCGGGCGATGGAGGGGCGCTCGGCCATTTGA
- a CDS encoding YbaB/EbfC family nucleoid-associated protein has protein sequence MAMPNFGDMMKQLQEAGAKMQDVQKQLEKLVSEGEAGGGMVRAKVNGRQKLLELTIDPEIMDDVDMVQDLVVAAVNKALEASAQLAQSEIQKAASGMINPADLMKQFGGQG, from the coding sequence ATGGCGATGCCCAATTTTGGCGATATGATGAAGCAGCTTCAGGAGGCTGGCGCGAAGATGCAGGATGTGCAGAAGCAGCTTGAAAAGCTTGTCTCCGAGGGCGAGGCTGGTGGCGGCATGGTCAGGGCGAAGGTCAACGGACGGCAGAAGCTGCTTGAACTCACCATTGATCCCGAGATCATGGATGATGTCGATATGGTGCAGGATCTTGTCGTGGCTGCCGTGAACAAGGCGCTCGAAGCATCGGCGCAGCTTGCGCAGAGCGAAATTCAGAAAGCAGCCAGTGGCATGATCAACCCTGCCGACCTGATGAAGCAGTTCGGCGGTCAGGGATAA
- a CDS encoding transketolase family protein encodes MGEKITIEQTAKYSSRGNKATRTGFGEALLEAGRENPSVVALCADLTGSLNMNLFRNEFPERFIQTGIAEANMISMAAGLATTGKIPVASSFAVFATGRVFDQIRQSVCYSNLNVKICASHAGLTLGEDGATHQILEDIGLMRSLPRMTVVVPCDYSETKRATKAIIEHKGPVYLRFGRPNVPDFTVDEDGFEIGKSIELNPGKDVTVIACGIMVWKALEAARILEKEGVSVRVINMHTIKPIDTLAIVRAANDTGAIVTAEEHQMYTGLGEAVANVCARNIPVPIEMVAVEDTFGESGKPDDLLRKYKLTTEDILEKIYLALRRKD; translated from the coding sequence ATGGGAGAGAAAATTACCATCGAACAGACCGCGAAGTATTCTTCACGGGGCAACAAGGCCACCCGCACGGGATTCGGCGAGGCGCTGCTTGAAGCCGGCCGCGAGAATCCGTCGGTTGTCGCTCTCTGCGCTGACCTGACCGGCTCGCTGAATATGAACCTCTTCCGTAACGAGTTTCCGGAGCGCTTCATCCAGACCGGCATTGCCGAGGCGAACATGATCTCAATGGCCGCCGGCCTGGCCACCACCGGCAAGATTCCCGTGGCGTCGAGCTTCGCTGTGTTCGCGACCGGCCGCGTCTTCGACCAGATCCGCCAGTCGGTCTGTTACTCCAATCTCAATGTCAAAATCTGCGCTTCGCACGCTGGCCTTACCCTCGGCGAAGATGGCGCGACTCACCAGATTCTCGAAGATATCGGCCTGATGCGCAGCTTGCCGCGCATGACCGTCGTGGTGCCGTGCGACTACAGCGAAACAAAACGTGCCACCAAAGCGATCATTGAGCACAAAGGCCCGGTCTATCTGCGTTTCGGACGTCCGAATGTGCCGGATTTCACCGTTGATGAGGACGGCTTTGAGATCGGCAAGTCCATTGAGCTGAACCCCGGCAAGGACGTCACGGTCATCGCTTGCGGCATCATGGTCTGGAAGGCGCTCGAAGCGGCCAGAATCCTTGAAAAAGAGGGCGTGTCGGTGCGCGTCATCAACATGCACACCATCAAGCCGATCGACACACTGGCCATCGTGCGCGCAGCCAACGACACCGGCGCAATCGTCACCGCCGAGGAGCATCAGATGTACACCGGTCTTGGCGAAGCGGTAGCCAACGTTTGCGCCCGCAACATTCCCGTGCCGATCGAGATGGTTGCCGTGGAGGATACCTTCGGCGAATCGGGCAAGCCGGACGACCTGCTCCGCAAGTACAAGCTCACCACCGAGGATATTCTGGAGAAAATTTACCTCGCGCTGCGCAGGAAAGACTAA